From the genome of Candidatus Eremiobacteraceae bacterium, one region includes:
- the leuC gene encoding 3-isopropylmalate dehydratase large subunit, whose amino-acid sequence MARPMTMTEKILAAHSGKAQVAPGDIISIELDLVMANELSAAVAITEFRKIKGATKVWDRDKIALVPSHFTPNKDIATASLSKMMRDFATEQNITHYFEVGRGGIEHVVLPESGMVGPGETIIGGDSHTTTYGGLGAFATGVGSTDIAAAFATGEMWVRVPPSIKLVYEGKLRPYVSAKDLILRTLGIVGVDGATYCALEFTGPVLRELPISGRFTMANMSIEAGAKNGIFAVDAVAEAYCAAVGKKNYTVYHADPKAEYQNSFTIDCSVIEPQVAIPFLPENTHKNASQLSDIKVDQAVIGTCTNGRIEDMRQAAEILKGRKVHPSVRAIVIPGSQKVYKQCITEGLAEIFIDAGCVLSTPTCGPCVGGHMGVLADGERCISTTNRNFRGRMGHVKSEVYLAGPYVAAASAIAGHICGPEQLFATTTA is encoded by the coding sequence ATGGCGCGCCCCATGACCATGACCGAGAAGATCCTCGCCGCCCACTCGGGCAAGGCGCAGGTCGCTCCGGGCGACATCATCTCGATCGAGCTCGACCTCGTCATGGCGAACGAGCTCTCGGCAGCTGTTGCGATCACCGAGTTCCGCAAGATCAAAGGCGCGACCAAGGTCTGGGACCGCGACAAGATCGCGCTCGTCCCAAGCCACTTCACGCCGAACAAGGACATCGCGACCGCCTCGCTCTCGAAGATGATGCGCGACTTCGCGACCGAGCAGAACATCACGCACTACTTCGAGGTAGGGCGCGGCGGCATCGAGCACGTCGTGCTCCCCGAGAGCGGCATGGTCGGCCCTGGCGAGACGATTATCGGCGGCGATAGCCACACGACGACGTACGGAGGACTCGGCGCGTTCGCGACCGGCGTCGGCTCGACCGACATCGCGGCTGCCTTCGCGACCGGCGAGATGTGGGTCCGCGTTCCCCCGAGCATCAAGCTCGTCTACGAGGGCAAACTCCGGCCTTACGTCTCCGCGAAAGACCTCATCCTTCGTACGCTCGGCATCGTCGGCGTCGACGGTGCCACGTACTGCGCGCTCGAGTTCACCGGCCCCGTCCTCCGCGAGCTGCCCATCAGCGGCCGATTCACGATGGCGAACATGTCGATCGAAGCCGGGGCGAAGAACGGCATCTTCGCAGTCGACGCAGTCGCCGAAGCGTACTGCGCCGCCGTCGGCAAGAAGAACTACACCGTCTACCACGCCGATCCGAAAGCGGAATATCAGAACTCGTTCACCATCGACTGCTCGGTCATCGAACCGCAAGTCGCGATCCCGTTCCTGCCGGAGAACACGCACAAGAACGCTTCGCAGCTGAGCGATATCAAAGTCGATCAAGCCGTCATCGGTACGTGCACGAACGGGCGCATCGAGGACATGCGTCAAGCCGCCGAGATTCTCAAAGGCCGCAAAGTCCATCCGAGCGTCCGCGCGATCGTCATACCCGGCAGCCAGAAGGTGTACAAGCAGTGCATCACCGAGGGACTGGCGGAAATCTTCATCGACGCAGGCTGCGTCCTCTCGACGCCGACCTGCGGGCCGTGCGTCGGCGGCCACATGGGCGTCCTTGCGGACGGCGAGCGGTGCATCTCGACGACGAACCGCAATTTCCGCGGCCGCATGGGCCACGTGAAGTCGGAAGTGTACCTCGCGGGTCCGTACGTCGCCGCTGCGTCGGCGATCGCGGGCCACATCTGCGGACCCGAGCAGCTCTTCGCGACGACGACGGCGTAA
- a CDS encoding RidA family protein: MTRRSALSGAKWESLYGYVRAVRVGDTIAVAGTTSPGADAYEQAKGALAIIENALQELGASLGDVVRTRMFVVDMANADLVGRAHGEVFADIKPASTMVEVSKLIRDDLLVEIEADAIIRNH, encoded by the coding sequence ATGACGCGGCGCTCCGCCTTGTCCGGCGCCAAATGGGAATCGCTCTACGGCTACGTACGCGCCGTGCGCGTCGGCGATACTATCGCGGTCGCGGGCACGACGTCGCCTGGGGCCGACGCATACGAGCAGGCGAAAGGCGCGCTCGCGATCATCGAAAACGCGCTCCAGGAGTTAGGCGCATCGCTGGGCGACGTCGTGCGAACGCGGATGTTCGTCGTCGATATGGCGAATGCAGACCTTGTCGGTCGCGCTCACGGCGAGGTTTTCGCAGACATCAAGCCGGCGTCGACGATGGTCGAGGTGAGCAAGCTCATCCGCGACGATCTGCTCGTCGAGATCGAAGCCGACGCGATCATCCGGAATCACTGA
- a CDS encoding 3-isopropylmalate dehydrogenase, with protein sequence MGKTYRIAVIPGDGVGPEVTDEGLKVLAKAADLFGFSYETKSYPFGADHYLATHEFMPEGQLDEFRTMDAILLGAIGDPRLPPGLVERGVIAATRFGLDLYINLRPIKLYAEHLCPIKDKKPEDVDLVVVRENTEDLYTGIGGHFKKGTPDEVVIGNQIFTRKGCERAVRYAFELARKRAKRKKLTLVDKANAIEIQQLWRRTVEEVAKEYPDVAFEFAYIDAACMWMVKNPESFDVVVTTNLFGDIITDLGAMVQGGMGVAASGNIHPGQVSLFEPIHGSAPKYKGRNVVSPVAAIGAVAMMLDYLGETAAGAAIESTIASLLSSKRIPSLDASSGLSTNDVGDMIAGALRAPSVA encoded by the coding sequence ATGGGAAAGACATACCGGATCGCGGTCATCCCCGGCGATGGCGTCGGGCCCGAGGTGACCGATGAAGGCCTCAAGGTCCTCGCGAAAGCGGCGGACCTTTTTGGTTTCAGCTACGAGACGAAGTCGTATCCGTTCGGCGCCGACCACTACCTCGCCACGCACGAGTTCATGCCCGAAGGTCAGCTCGACGAGTTCCGGACAATGGATGCGATACTGCTCGGCGCCATCGGGGACCCGCGTCTGCCGCCCGGTCTCGTCGAACGCGGCGTCATCGCCGCGACGCGTTTCGGTCTCGACCTCTACATCAACCTAAGGCCGATCAAACTCTACGCCGAGCATCTATGCCCTATCAAAGACAAGAAGCCCGAAGACGTCGACCTCGTCGTCGTCCGCGAGAACACCGAAGACCTCTACACCGGCATCGGCGGCCATTTCAAGAAGGGCACGCCAGACGAGGTCGTCATCGGCAACCAGATCTTCACGCGTAAAGGCTGCGAGCGCGCCGTCCGCTATGCATTCGAGTTAGCACGCAAGCGGGCCAAGCGCAAGAAGCTGACGCTCGTCGATAAAGCGAACGCCATCGAGATCCAGCAGCTCTGGCGCCGCACCGTCGAAGAGGTCGCCAAAGAGTACCCCGACGTCGCGTTCGAGTTCGCGTACATCGACGCCGCATGCATGTGGATGGTGAAGAACCCGGAATCGTTCGACGTCGTCGTGACGACGAATCTATTCGGCGACATCATCACAGATCTCGGCGCGATGGTGCAGGGCGGCATGGGCGTCGCGGCGTCGGGAAACATCCACCCAGGCCAGGTCTCGCTCTTCGAGCCGATCCACGGTTCGGCGCCGAAATACAAGGGCCGCAACGTCGTCAGTCCCGTCGCCGCGATTGGCGCGGTCGCGATGATGCTGGACTACCTCGGCGAAACGGCCGCTGGCGCCGCGATCGAATCGACGATCGCCTCGCTCTTGTCGAGCAAGCGCATCCCATCGCTCGACGCGAGCAGCGGGCTGTCGACGAACGACGTCGGCGACATGATCGCCGGCGCTTTGCGCGCGCCGTCCGTCGCCTAA
- a CDS encoding 3-isopropylmalate dehydratase small subunit has product MILKGTAHKYGKNVDTDVIIPGRYCNLIDPVELGKHALEDLDANFVKKAKPGDLIVADTNFGCGSSREVAAVALKGAGVAGVVAKSFARIFYRNCINTGLPIFESVEAVDAIEDGDPITVDAANGVIRNERSGKEYKSTQLPPFMQDLIKMGGLLRYVEKRLAEKQSA; this is encoded by the coding sequence ATGATCCTCAAAGGCACTGCGCACAAGTACGGCAAGAACGTCGACACCGACGTCATCATTCCCGGCCGTTATTGCAACCTTATCGACCCGGTCGAGCTCGGCAAGCACGCGCTCGAAGATCTCGACGCCAACTTCGTCAAGAAGGCGAAGCCCGGCGACCTCATCGTCGCCGACACGAACTTCGGCTGCGGCTCGTCGCGCGAAGTCGCGGCGGTCGCGCTCAAAGGCGCCGGCGTCGCGGGCGTCGTCGCGAAATCGTTCGCGCGGATCTTCTATAGGAATTGCATCAACACGGGGCTTCCGATCTTCGAAAGCGTCGAAGCGGTCGATGCCATCGAAGACGGCGACCCGATCACGGTCGACGCGGCGAACGGCGTCATCCGCAACGAGCGCAGCGGCAAAGAGTACAAGTCGACGCAGCTGCCGCCGTTCATGCAGGACCTGATCAAGATGGGCGGACTGCTGCGCTACGTCGAAAAGCGGTTGGCGGAGAAGCAGTCGGCCTGA